A portion of the Adhaeribacter radiodurans genome contains these proteins:
- a CDS encoding aldo/keto reductase — MKYNELADSGVKVSAITFGAWAIGGWMWGGSDKQDALAAINKALELGITSIDTAPVYGQGVSEEIVGEALKGRRHEAQILTKYGMRWDVDRPGDFMASKDNNGNDLKIYRYAGKESVIYECEQSLRRLQTDYIDLYQIHWPDVSTPIDETMEAVARLLEQGKIRASGVCNYSAEQMRTADQTVKQVTNQVPYSMVERKVEADVVPYCLEHGRGILAYSPLQRGILTGKITDDYQFEEGDHRPNTLHFKSQNRKTINNFLQQIKPIADGYGVTLAQLVINWTFQQPAIVAALVGARNPEQVAENAKAANFMLTPDEIKQINNLLANVKMIA; from the coding sequence ATGAAATACAATGAGTTAGCTGACAGTGGAGTTAAAGTATCGGCTATTACTTTTGGGGCTTGGGCTATTGGTGGCTGGATGTGGGGCGGATCTGATAAGCAAGATGCCTTAGCAGCTATAAACAAAGCTTTAGAATTGGGAATTACCAGTATTGATACTGCGCCGGTATACGGACAAGGAGTAAGCGAGGAAATTGTAGGTGAAGCACTAAAAGGCCGCCGCCACGAAGCTCAAATTTTAACCAAATACGGCATGCGTTGGGATGTTGACCGGCCCGGTGATTTTATGGCTTCGAAAGATAACAACGGAAACGATTTGAAGATTTACCGGTACGCTGGCAAAGAAAGTGTGATTTATGAATGCGAGCAAAGTTTAAGACGTCTGCAAACTGATTACATCGACTTGTATCAAATCCACTGGCCCGATGTTTCTACCCCCATCGACGAAACCATGGAAGCAGTTGCACGGTTGCTGGAGCAAGGCAAAATCCGGGCTTCGGGCGTTTGTAATTACAGTGCCGAGCAAATGCGTACTGCCGACCAAACCGTAAAGCAAGTAACCAACCAGGTACCCTACAGCATGGTAGAGCGCAAAGTAGAAGCCGACGTAGTTCCGTATTGTCTGGAACATGGACGCGGTATTCTGGCGTACAGTCCTTTGCAGCGGGGAATTTTAACCGGCAAAATTACCGACGATTACCAATTCGAAGAAGGCGATCATCGGCCTAATACCTTGCATTTTAAATCGCAAAACCGAAAAACTATTAATAATTTTCTGCAGCAAATAAAACCTATCGCCGATGGTTACGGGGTAACTTTAGCGCAATTAGTAATTAACTGGACCTTTCAACAACCCGCAATTGTAGCTGCTTTGGTAGGGGCTCGTAACCCGGAGCAGGTAGCCGAAAATGCCAAAGCCGCCAATTTTATGCTTACTCCCGACGAAATTAAACAAATAAATAATTTACTCGCTAATGTAAAAATGATTGCCTAA
- a CDS encoding SGNH/GDSL hydrolase family protein, with protein MKNSLQIIGAVALVASTLLLAGCEPEIEKMSVSKGELNLDKYVAVGNSLTAGFMDNGLYREGQESSYPNILAGQFKQVGGGDFTQPLFTPEQENGSGYLRLSGFSPTGTPVLSPVTDKLAIRSQNPTLYTKYPEEINNLGVPGIRMSDIKMVGYGSSQGNPYFERISTDPQQTYLARVAASNATFFSCWLGNNDVLGYATAGAFANSITPTDVFTANNSEVINTLTANGAKGIVATIPDVTGIPFFTTVGPTVKGLLASAGVPGMVALTRNSSARIQFARTDIKDAAGGTILFPLTSISYLPLIGQPTGKYWRDLAKQVVPANPALGLLGILLNFQIDTTKVFGLSSGNPWPSALLLDAVEQKDISDATINFNTILKAKASEKNLAVFDAYTYFNSIQSGMTQNGVPYSPAFITGNLFSLDGVHLTPRGYAIVANEMIKAINTQYNARIPTADVTQYRAVLFP; from the coding sequence ATGAAAAATAGTTTACAGATAATTGGTGCAGTTGCTCTGGTGGCTAGTACCTTGCTGTTGGCAGGTTGCGAACCGGAAATAGAAAAAATGTCCGTAAGCAAAGGCGAGCTTAACCTGGATAAATACGTTGCGGTAGGTAATTCACTCACGGCGGGCTTTATGGATAACGGCTTGTACCGGGAAGGACAGGAAAGCTCATACCCCAATATTTTGGCGGGACAATTTAAGCAGGTAGGCGGCGGCGACTTTACACAACCTTTATTTACTCCTGAACAGGAAAATGGCAGTGGCTATTTACGTTTATCAGGTTTCAGCCCAACCGGTACCCCGGTATTATCTCCTGTTACCGATAAATTAGCTATCCGGAGCCAAAATCCAACGCTTTATACTAAATACCCCGAAGAAATTAACAATTTGGGAGTGCCTGGTATTCGAATGTCGGATATTAAAATGGTTGGCTACGGCAGTTCCCAAGGTAATCCTTACTTTGAGCGGATTAGTACCGATCCCCAGCAAACGTATTTAGCTCGGGTAGCGGCCAGTAATGCTACATTTTTCAGTTGCTGGTTAGGTAATAACGATGTATTGGGGTATGCTACGGCCGGAGCCTTTGCCAACTCCATTACCCCCACTGATGTTTTTACCGCTAACAATTCCGAAGTTATAAATACTTTAACCGCAAACGGCGCGAAAGGAATTGTAGCTACTATTCCGGATGTAACGGGTATTCCTTTTTTTACTACGGTGGGCCCTACGGTTAAAGGCTTGCTGGCTTCGGCTGGTGTGCCGGGTATGGTTGCCCTTACCAGAAACTCTAGCGCCCGTATACAGTTTGCCCGTACCGATATTAAAGATGCAGCCGGTGGTACTATTTTATTTCCGTTAACATCTATTAGTTACTTGCCATTAATTGGGCAGCCTACCGGTAAATATTGGCGCGATTTAGCCAAACAAGTAGTACCTGCTAATCCAGCGTTGGGCTTATTAGGAATTTTACTAAATTTTCAAATTGACACTACCAAAGTTTTTGGCTTAAGCTCTGGAAATCCGTGGCCTAGTGCGCTTTTGTTAGATGCAGTGGAACAAAAAGATATCAGCGACGCTACTATTAATTTTAATACTATTCTAAAAGCAAAAGCAAGCGAAAAGAATCTGGCAGTATTTGATGCCTATACTTACTTTAATAGTATACAAAGTGGCATGACGCAAAATGGAGTGCCGTATTCGCCGGCTTTTATTACTGGTAATTTGTTCTCGTTAGATGGCGTTCACTTAACGCCGCGCGGCTACGCCATTGTGGCTAACGAAATGATTAAAGCTATCAATACGCAATATAATGCCCGCATTCCAACAGCAGATGTAACCCAATACCGAGCCGTTTTATTTCCGTAA
- a CDS encoding OmpP1/FadL family transporter, which produces MRVKLLCLLGGTLLTGITYAGGFQVNLQGQKQIGMGHTGVGLARDQASIFFNPGALARLRQNGFQVGISPLISKTAYQEPEPGNASTVTDNPLGTPFQVYGSYGFANDKARVGIGVYTPYGSSVNWGTTWQGRFGLNELTLRTIFIQPTFSYAITDRISVGAGPVFAIGNVNLQRSIPLQEANRQEGHVELDGGAKGYGFNAGIYFQATDNISVGINYRSKVKMEVKEGDAIFTTPAAPPIASRFPAGTNFDATLPLPANITLGVGIKANDKLTIAADAQLVQWSAYKSLRFDYSQLVNGSEFTENARNYQDVVIFRLGAEYAVSDQLQVRAGAYLDQSPVEDGYLTPETPDSDAIGLSAGLSYQVTSNIGIDASFLYVNRKKRSDAANLSGGVPGTFKSVGYIPGIAVNYNF; this is translated from the coding sequence ATGAGAGTAAAATTACTGTGTTTACTAGGGGGTACCTTGCTAACAGGAATAACTTACGCGGGTGGTTTTCAGGTTAATTTACAAGGGCAGAAACAAATTGGGATGGGGCATACGGGAGTAGGACTGGCCCGCGACCAGGCAAGCATTTTTTTTAACCCCGGTGCTTTGGCACGTTTACGCCAAAATGGCTTTCAGGTGGGAATAAGTCCCTTAATTTCTAAAACCGCCTACCAAGAGCCAGAACCGGGCAATGCAAGTACTGTTACGGATAATCCGCTGGGAACTCCCTTTCAGGTGTATGGTTCCTATGGTTTTGCCAACGACAAAGCCCGGGTAGGGATTGGGGTATATACTCCCTACGGCTCCTCGGTTAATTGGGGTACTACCTGGCAGGGCCGGTTTGGGTTAAATGAACTTACTCTACGAACTATCTTTATTCAGCCTACTTTCAGCTACGCTATTACCGATAGAATAAGTGTGGGCGCCGGTCCTGTGTTTGCCATAGGCAACGTAAACTTACAGCGTAGTATTCCGCTGCAAGAAGCAAACCGGCAAGAAGGCCACGTTGAACTAGATGGCGGAGCAAAAGGATATGGCTTTAATGCCGGCATTTATTTTCAAGCGACCGATAATATTTCGGTGGGTATTAATTACCGCTCAAAAGTAAAAATGGAGGTAAAAGAAGGAGATGCTATTTTTACTACACCGGCTGCTCCACCCATTGCTTCCCGTTTTCCGGCAGGAACTAACTTTGATGCTACGCTGCCCTTACCGGCTAATATTACGTTGGGGGTAGGAATAAAGGCTAACGACAAATTGACTATTGCCGCTGATGCCCAGTTAGTGCAGTGGAGTGCTTATAAATCATTACGTTTCGATTATAGCCAATTGGTGAATGGAAGCGAGTTTACTGAAAATGCCCGCAACTACCAGGATGTGGTAATTTTTCGTTTAGGAGCTGAATACGCGGTTTCGGATCAATTACAAGTGCGTGCCGGCGCTTACCTCGACCAATCGCCGGTAGAAGATGGTTATTTAACTCCCGAAACTCCTGATTCTGATGCTATTGGTCTTTCCGCGGGGTTGAGTTACCAGGTTACTTCCAATATTGGAATAGATGCTTCTTTTCTGTACGTAAACCGGAAAAAGCGGTCCGATGCCGCTAATTTGTCCGGGGGAGTGCCCGGTACTTTTAAATCAGTAGGTTACATTCCAGGTATTGCGGTAAATTACAATTTTTAA
- a CDS encoding sugar phosphate isomerase/epimerase family protein, whose translation MDVNNSSAQGIISRRAFIGSLATAGALLPIAALAKNISAVQPVKTDRPICVFSKHLHWLTIPEMAKSVASLGYDGIDLTVRKGGHMEPAQAATELPKVVAQIRKAGLDVPMMVTEISDAQHPLTEPILKAASQAGIKYYRTAWVNYDPQLGVVKSLEKYKKQFQELSALNQKYNIHGAYQNHSGTSVGAAVWDLWELFKDLDPRWMGVQYDINHATAEGSASWVNDVDLLKNYIRCMDIKDFYWAKKEGKWEHQLVPLGEGMVDFKKYFSLVKQYGISGPLSVHFEYPLGGADQGKKQITIPKEEVFAAMSHDLQTLRAMLKEAGLV comes from the coding sequence ATGGATGTAAATAATTCTTCCGCCCAAGGTATTATTTCCCGCCGGGCGTTTATAGGTTCTTTAGCTACTGCCGGTGCCTTGTTGCCAATAGCTGCCCTAGCCAAAAATATATCGGCGGTACAACCCGTTAAAACCGACCGACCCATTTGTGTTTTCTCGAAGCATTTGCACTGGCTTACTATTCCGGAAATGGCGAAGAGTGTAGCCAGCCTGGGGTACGACGGCATTGATTTAACGGTTCGGAAAGGCGGCCACATGGAGCCGGCACAAGCTGCAACTGAATTACCGAAAGTTGTAGCCCAGATTCGGAAAGCGGGTTTGGATGTACCGATGATGGTTACCGAAATATCAGATGCTCAACATCCTTTAACCGAACCTATTTTAAAAGCAGCTAGCCAAGCCGGTATTAAATATTACCGTACCGCCTGGGTAAATTATGATCCGCAATTAGGGGTAGTAAAAAGTTTGGAGAAGTATAAAAAACAATTTCAGGAATTATCGGCACTCAACCAGAAATATAATATTCATGGTGCGTACCAAAATCATTCGGGCACAAGCGTGGGAGCCGCTGTTTGGGATTTATGGGAACTGTTCAAAGACCTGGATCCCCGTTGGATGGGCGTACAATATGATATTAACCACGCCACAGCCGAGGGCAGCGCTTCGTGGGTGAACGATGTGGATTTATTAAAAAACTACATTCGGTGCATGGATATCAAGGATTTTTACTGGGCAAAAAAGGAAGGTAAATGGGAACATCAACTGGTACCGCTTGGCGAAGGCATGGTAGATTTTAAAAAGTATTTCAGCCTGGTAAAACAATACGGCATTTCCGGCCCTTTGTCGGTTCACTTTGAATACCCACTCGGGGGAGCCGATCAAGGCAAAAAACAAATTACCATTCCGAAAGAAGAAGTTTTTGCTGCCATGTCCCATGATTTACAAACCTTACGCGCTATGCTTAAAGAAGCGGGCTTGGTATAA
- a CDS encoding NAD(P)/FAD-dependent oxidoreductase, with translation MYDVIIVGGGPAGTSAAMLLGRCMRKVLLFDSGLGRNRWSNAMNGFISRDGYNPVEFIKLAREELTKYSIEVKNKVVKHVQKTGNYFEVTDQDDHCYLARKILLATGVKDRVPEIPGIEEKYGKSVHHCPYCDGWESRNKALGAYGKGRDAVGLSLSLKTWSSDVTLYTDGTRKLRREDNALLEANEINICTAPIERLEGEGSALSEIVLQGGSRLKCESLFFTTGSDQQCDLAINLGCDFTSKGVVKTYQHQQTNIPGLYVAGDAARDMQLVIVAASEGTKAGVMINKELQAEFRLQITDVRV, from the coding sequence ATGTACGATGTAATAATAGTGGGTGGTGGCCCGGCCGGAACCAGTGCTGCCATGTTGTTGGGACGCTGCATGCGTAAAGTTCTTTTATTTGATTCTGGTTTGGGCCGGAACCGATGGTCGAATGCCATGAATGGTTTTATTTCGCGGGATGGCTATAACCCCGTAGAGTTTATTAAGCTCGCCCGGGAGGAGTTAACTAAATACAGCATTGAGGTAAAAAACAAAGTAGTAAAACATGTACAAAAAACCGGTAACTATTTTGAAGTCACCGACCAGGATGACCACTGCTACTTGGCCCGAAAAATATTACTGGCAACCGGCGTAAAAGACCGGGTACCGGAAATACCCGGAATAGAAGAAAAATACGGAAAAAGTGTGCACCATTGTCCTTACTGCGATGGTTGGGAATCGCGAAATAAAGCATTGGGGGCATACGGCAAAGGCCGTGATGCGGTAGGTTTATCCCTCTCTTTAAAAACGTGGAGCAGCGATGTTACTTTATACACCGATGGTACCCGGAAATTGCGCCGCGAAGACAATGCCCTGCTGGAAGCTAATGAAATTAATATTTGTACTGCTCCTATCGAACGCCTGGAGGGGGAAGGAAGTGCGCTATCTGAAATTGTACTGCAAGGGGGTAGCCGGCTGAAATGCGAATCATTATTTTTTACTACTGGTTCCGATCAGCAATGCGATTTAGCTATTAATCTGGGCTGCGATTTTACCAGTAAAGGAGTAGTAAAAACCTACCAGCATCAGCAAACCAATATTCCCGGGCTGTACGTAGCCGGCGATGCGGCCCGCGACATGCAACTGGTAATTGTAGCAGCTTCGGAAGGTACTAAAGCCGGCGTAATGATTAACAAAGAACTGCAGGCAGAATTCCGGTTGCAGATAACCGATGTGCGGGTGTAA
- a CDS encoding M16 family metallopeptidase: MINFKEFTLDNGLRVIVHEDFSTPMAVLNVLYDVGSKDESEDQTGFAHLFEHLMFSGSVNIPSYDEPLQKVGGENNAFTSPDITNYYLTVPAVNIETGFWLESDRMLDLAFSEQGLEVQRKVVVEEFKQNYLNQPYGDVWLKLRPLAYQQHPYKWATIGKEISHIVDAQISDVKNFFRKHYSPINAILIVAGNVSFDKAKALAEKWFGPIPSGEKYQRQLPQEPVQTEARRLEVEADVPLSALYKTYHMPGRLDQNYYAVDLLSDILGRGKSSRLYNALVKEQKLFNSISASITGSMEPGLLVIQGKLNEGVSLAEADAAVESVTHQIQQQLIDEQELTKVKNQAESSIVFSEIELLNRAMNLAYSKLLGNANFVNEEGALIQAINSDKILATAQEVLAPTNCSTLYYQAKPQEIAK, encoded by the coding sequence GTGATAAATTTTAAAGAATTTACCTTAGATAATGGTTTGCGCGTAATTGTGCACGAAGATTTTTCTACTCCTATGGCAGTATTAAATGTGCTGTACGATGTAGGTTCTAAAGATGAGTCGGAAGACCAGACGGGCTTCGCGCATTTATTTGAACATTTAATGTTTAGTGGTTCGGTAAATATTCCGAGCTACGACGAGCCTTTGCAAAAAGTAGGCGGTGAAAACAATGCTTTTACTAGTCCTGATATTACAAATTACTATTTAACAGTGCCGGCCGTTAATATCGAAACCGGCTTTTGGCTCGAATCGGACCGTATGCTGGACCTTGCTTTTTCGGAGCAAGGCTTAGAAGTGCAGCGCAAAGTGGTAGTAGAGGAATTTAAGCAAAATTACCTAAACCAACCTTACGGCGATGTATGGTTGAAATTACGTCCTTTAGCCTATCAACAACACCCGTACAAATGGGCCACTATCGGAAAAGAAATTTCCCATATTGTGGATGCGCAAATCTCTGACGTTAAAAATTTCTTCCGCAAACATTATTCGCCCATTAATGCTATTTTGATAGTTGCCGGCAATGTATCTTTTGATAAAGCTAAAGCTTTAGCCGAGAAATGGTTTGGCCCAATTCCTTCCGGTGAAAAATATCAGCGCCAATTACCTCAGGAACCCGTGCAAACAGAAGCGCGCCGTTTAGAAGTAGAAGCAGATGTACCCTTAAGTGCTCTTTATAAAACCTACCACATGCCAGGCCGCTTAGACCAGAATTACTACGCCGTTGATTTACTCAGCGATATTTTGGGTAGAGGCAAATCATCGCGTCTGTACAACGCCTTAGTAAAAGAACAAAAACTTTTTAATTCTATTAGCGCTTCTATAACAGGTTCTATGGAGCCGGGTTTACTCGTTATTCAAGGTAAGTTAAACGAAGGTGTATCTTTAGCCGAAGCAGATGCCGCTGTTGAATCTGTTACCCATCAAATACAGCAACAGTTAATTGATGAGCAGGAATTAACGAAAGTTAAAAACCAGGCCGAATCTTCCATTGTATTCTCAGAAATTGAATTGTTGAACCGGGCAATGAATCTGGCCTACAGCAAATTACTAGGAAATGCAAATTTTGTAAACGAAGAAGGGGCACTAATACAAGCCATAAATTCCGACAAAATTCTGGCAACTGCCCAGGAAGTACTGGCACCAACTAATTGCTCTACCTTATATTATCAGGCCAAACCACAAGAAATAGCCAAGTAA
- a CDS encoding alpha-L-fucosidase has product MNKIFLFLLISLFFNGSLLGQPLPKPSARQLAWQQLETTAFLHFTVNTYTDKEWGDGTESPQIFNPTQFDARKIVKTLKETGFKIAIITAKHHDGFCLWPSKFTEHSVKNSPWKNGQGDIVKEIADACREYGIKFGFYLSPWDQHESSYGTNTYNDFYKNQLKELLTNYGEVAEVWLDGAKGKNAKDMQYDFNGYWQLVRQLQPKAVLFSDVGPDVRWVGNESGNAGQTCWSTITTTGMAPGKADSKYLNTGDPNGKLWIPAETDVSIRPGWFYHASEDNQVKTGKELVNLYYQSVGRNSLLLLNIPPNRQGLFSESDTKSLYDFRSILNETFKNNFAKGSANAVLTDGQLKTNVTVAVNKPIEFDFKKLITIDRALFQENIAEGQRVAEARLEYWNGKTWEKVETFTTIGYKRLLRFPEIKTSKVRFTVLQAKQPVQLAEVGFYKASAKE; this is encoded by the coding sequence ATGAACAAAATCTTTCTTTTTTTACTAATTAGCCTGTTTTTTAATGGGTCTTTATTGGGGCAACCATTACCAAAGCCGAGTGCCCGGCAATTGGCCTGGCAGCAATTAGAAACTACCGCTTTTTTACATTTTACGGTAAATACCTACACCGATAAGGAGTGGGGAGATGGTACGGAAAGCCCGCAAATTTTTAATCCTACTCAGTTTGATGCCCGTAAGATTGTAAAAACTTTAAAAGAAACAGGTTTTAAGATTGCTATTATCACGGCCAAGCACCACGATGGTTTTTGTTTATGGCCGTCTAAGTTTACCGAACATTCCGTTAAAAACAGCCCCTGGAAAAATGGCCAGGGCGATATAGTAAAAGAAATTGCGGACGCTTGCCGGGAATACGGAATAAAGTTTGGTTTTTACCTCTCGCCCTGGGACCAGCATGAATCTAGCTATGGCACTAACACCTACAACGATTTTTACAAGAATCAACTGAAGGAATTATTAACCAATTACGGCGAAGTGGCAGAAGTTTGGTTGGATGGGGCTAAAGGTAAAAATGCCAAAGACATGCAGTACGACTTTAATGGTTACTGGCAATTAGTACGGCAATTGCAACCTAAGGCAGTTCTATTTTCGGATGTTGGCCCAGATGTACGCTGGGTGGGCAACGAATCAGGTAATGCGGGCCAAACATGCTGGTCTACTATTACTACTACCGGCATGGCACCGGGCAAAGCCGATTCTAAATACCTGAACACTGGTGACCCGAACGGTAAATTATGGATTCCGGCCGAAACCGACGTGTCTATCCGGCCCGGCTGGTTCTACCATGCCAGTGAAGACAACCAGGTAAAAACCGGTAAAGAATTAGTAAATCTGTATTACCAGTCGGTAGGTCGCAATAGCTTGTTATTACTCAATATTCCGCCTAACCGGCAGGGGCTTTTCTCCGAATCAGATACCAAGAGTTTATATGATTTCCGAAGTATTTTAAACGAAACTTTTAAAAATAATTTTGCGAAAGGCAGCGCTAATGCTGTGCTTACCGACGGACAATTAAAAACCAACGTAACAGTAGCGGTAAATAAACCCATCGAGTTCGATTTTAAAAAGTTAATTACCATCGACCGGGCATTGTTTCAGGAAAATATAGCCGAAGGTCAACGCGTAGCCGAGGCTCGGTTAGAGTATTGGAATGGTAAAACCTGGGAAAAAGTAGAAACTTTTACTACCATAGGCTACAAACGTTTACTTCGTTTTCCGGAAATAAAAACCAGCAAAGTACGCTTTACCGTGTTACAAGCCAAACAACCGGTTCAGCTCGCCGAAGTAGGTTTTTATAAAGCTTCCGCAAAAGAATAA
- the ytxJ gene encoding bacillithiol system redox-active protein YtxJ: MIKWHTLTSGEQLENIKAESLKQPVIIFKHSTSCSISATAKSRLERQWDEAGLENVKPYYLDLLSYRSISNQIAATFDVRHESPQLLLIRDGECTSDWSHLGIRLDEVKKALG; the protein is encoded by the coding sequence ATGATTAAATGGCATACGCTTACCTCCGGGGAGCAATTAGAAAATATAAAAGCAGAATCTTTAAAACAACCGGTTATTATTTTTAAACATAGCACCTCATGTTCCATTAGTGCTACAGCTAAAAGCCGGTTAGAACGCCAATGGGACGAAGCAGGACTAGAGAACGTGAAACCGTATTATTTAGACTTACTATCGTATCGGTCTATTTCGAATCAGATTGCGGCAACTTTTGATGTTCGGCACGAATCTCCGCAATTATTATTGATTCGGGACGGCGAATGCACTTCAGATTGGTCGCACTTAGGAATTAGATTGGATGAAGTAAAAAAAGCTTTGGGATAA
- a CDS encoding alpha-ketoacid dehydrogenase subunit alpha/beta, translating into MNYNRKDYSDDDLLHLYRGILLPRMIEERMLILLRQGRISKWFSGIGQEAISVGATLALDADEYILPLHRNLGVFTCREVPLDRLFAQFQGKTTGFTKGRDRSFHFGSQEHHIVGMISHLGPQLAVADGIALADLLEKKRKVTLVFSGDGGASEGDFHEALNVAAVWNLPVIFMIENNGYGLSTPNTEQFKFNYFIDKGPAYGIDTLQIDGNNVLEVYDTIRQAAASIRKKPRPILIEAMTFRMRGHEEASGTKYVPQELFEKWSKKDPVENYEKYLLDEKVLTARLLAATRDEFKASIEQGLEAAFATPMPTADIAGELADVYAPYQQIIEEPESEQQSEKRYVDAITDGLRQSLEKYPELVIMGQDIAEYGGVFKVTEGLVEQFGKDRIRNTPLCESAIMGIGLGLSVKEKKSVIEMQFADFVSCAFNQIVNNLAKSHYRWGQNADVVIRMPTGAGTAAGPFHSQSNEAWFFHTPGLKIVYPSTPYDAKGLLNAAIADPNPVLYFEHKLLYRSVSNLIPDDYYTIEIGKARLVTEGTDFSIITYGMGVHWASQLLQTMPDVKADILDLRTLLPWDQEAVRATVQKNGRVLIIHEDTITGGVGAEISAWISENCFQYLDSPVIRVGSLDTPVPFSPPLEQLFLPIQRLKQKIEQLLQY; encoded by the coding sequence ATGAATTATAACCGTAAAGATTACTCCGACGACGATTTGCTGCATTTGTACCGTGGTATTTTATTGCCTCGCATGATTGAAGAACGCATGCTGATTTTATTGCGCCAAGGCCGCATAAGTAAATGGTTTTCGGGCATTGGTCAGGAAGCTATTTCGGTAGGAGCAACCCTGGCGCTGGACGCGGACGAATACATACTGCCCTTGCACCGGAATTTAGGTGTGTTTACTTGCCGCGAAGTTCCATTAGACCGATTATTTGCCCAATTTCAAGGTAAAACTACCGGCTTTACCAAGGGCCGGGACCGCTCTTTTCATTTTGGCTCGCAAGAACATCATATTGTAGGTATGATCTCGCATTTGGGCCCGCAACTAGCCGTAGCCGATGGAATTGCCTTAGCCGATTTACTCGAGAAAAAAAGAAAAGTAACGCTGGTATTTAGTGGCGACGGCGGAGCGAGCGAAGGTGATTTTCACGAAGCTTTAAACGTAGCAGCGGTCTGGAATTTGCCCGTAATTTTTATGATTGAAAATAACGGTTATGGTTTATCTACGCCTAATACGGAGCAATTTAAATTTAATTATTTTATTGATAAAGGTCCGGCCTATGGCATAGATACCTTGCAGATTGACGGTAATAATGTACTGGAAGTATACGATACCATACGACAAGCAGCCGCCAGTATCCGTAAAAAACCACGCCCGATATTAATTGAAGCCATGACTTTCCGGATGCGCGGGCACGAAGAAGCATCTGGTACCAAATACGTGCCGCAGGAATTATTCGAGAAATGGTCGAAAAAAGATCCGGTAGAAAATTATGAAAAATACCTGCTAGACGAGAAAGTTTTAACTGCCCGTTTGTTGGCTGCCACCCGCGATGAATTTAAAGCTAGCATTGAACAAGGATTAGAAGCAGCCTTTGCCACTCCTATGCCTACTGCCGATATAGCCGGGGAATTAGCCGATGTATATGCACCTTATCAGCAAATAATAGAAGAACCTGAATCAGAACAGCAGTCCGAAAAACGGTACGTGGATGCGATAACGGATGGCTTGCGCCAAAGCTTAGAGAAATATCCCGAATTGGTAATAATGGGCCAGGATATTGCCGAATACGGTGGGGTTTTTAAAGTAACCGAAGGATTAGTAGAGCAATTTGGCAAAGACCGCATCCGGAATACGCCGCTTTGCGAATCGGCTATTATGGGTATTGGATTAGGTTTATCAGTTAAAGAAAAAAAGTCGGTAATTGAAATGCAGTTTGCCGATTTTGTGAGCTGCGCCTTTAACCAGATTGTGAACAATTTAGCCAAGTCGCATTACCGGTGGGGGCAAAATGCCGATGTAGTAATCCGGATGCCGACTGGAGCTGGTACTGCGGCCGGTCCTTTCCATTCGCAGTCGAACGAAGCCTGGTTCTTTCATACTCCGGGTTTAAAAATTGTGTATCCGTCTACCCCGTACGATGCCAAAGGTTTGTTAAACGCCGCCATTGCTGATCCTAACCCAGTTCTATACTTTGAACATAAATTACTGTACCGGTCTGTTTCAAATCTTATTCCGGATGATTACTATACCATTGAAATCGGGAAAGCCAGGTTAGTTACCGAAGGGACTGATTTTTCTATAATTACCTACGGCATGGGGGTACACTGGGCAAGCCAGTTATTGCAAACCATGCCCGATGTAAAAGCCGATATTTTAGATTTGAGGACTTTGTTACCCTGGGATCAGGAGGCGGTTCGTGCTACGGTACAAAAAAACGGCCGGGTATTAATTATACACGAAGACACCATAACAGGTGGAGTAGGTGCCGAGATTAGTGCCTGGATTTCAGAGAATTGTTTTCAATATTTAGATAGCCCGGTTATACGAGTGGGTAGCCTGGATACTCCGGTGCCGTTTTCTCCGCCCTTAGAGCAGTTGTTTTTACCCATTCAACGGTTAAAACAAAAAATAGAACAATTACTGCAGTATTAA